One part of the bacterium genome encodes these proteins:
- a CDS encoding hydroxyacid dehydrogenase: MKILVADKFPEDKLAAMNSLGHQVTFDPEASAETLPEKIGDHEVLIVRSTVVSAATIDAGKALALVIRAGAGYNTIDVAQASARGIFVANCPGKNSVAVAELAMGLMIGMDRRIPQCTAELRAHKWNKKEYSKADGLKGKTIGVVGLGQIGQALAARAKAFEMNVIGWSRSLTPEKAKDLGVGFCGNLEELCEKADVISIHLAQNADTKKLFDQKLFNLMKTNTIFINTSRGGIVDQEALKKAMREKNIRAALDVYDPEPASGKADFEDEILDMPNLIGTHHIGASTNQAQDAIAEETIRIIREFATKGEVPNCVNIEDAPPAKCTLVVRHFDKVGVLANVMDKLKAEGLNIEDMSNTVFQGAKAAVAVLRLSEMPGEALLKTIEANSDEVIHVEAKKC; this comes from the coding sequence ATGAAGATTCTGGTCGCAGACAAATTCCCCGAGGACAAATTGGCGGCGATGAATTCCCTGGGACACCAGGTGACATTCGATCCGGAAGCCTCTGCCGAAACGTTGCCGGAGAAGATCGGGGATCACGAAGTCCTGATCGTTCGCAGCACAGTCGTAAGCGCCGCGACCATCGATGCGGGAAAGGCTCTCGCCCTGGTGATTCGCGCCGGTGCCGGATACAACACGATCGACGTTGCCCAGGCCAGCGCCCGCGGCATCTTTGTCGCCAACTGCCCCGGCAAGAACTCCGTCGCCGTGGCCGAATTGGCCATGGGGCTGATGATCGGCATGGATCGCCGAATTCCGCAGTGCACCGCCGAGTTGCGCGCTCACAAGTGGAACAAGAAGGAGTACTCGAAGGCGGACGGCCTGAAGGGCAAGACCATCGGCGTCGTAGGCCTCGGCCAGATCGGCCAGGCCCTCGCTGCGCGCGCCAAAGCCTTCGAGATGAACGTGATCGGCTGGTCGCGCTCCCTGACGCCGGAGAAGGCCAAGGATCTTGGTGTTGGCTTCTGCGGCAACCTGGAAGAGCTCTGCGAGAAGGCAGACGTGATCTCGATTCACCTGGCGCAGAACGCGGACACGAAGAAGCTGTTCGATCAGAAGCTGTTCAACTTGATGAAGACCAACACAATCTTTATCAACACCAGCCGCGGCGGCATCGTTGATCAGGAAGCGCTCAAGAAAGCCATGCGCGAGAAGAACATTCGCGCCGCACTCGATGTGTACGATCCCGAACCGGCCAGCGGAAAGGCCGACTTCGAAGACGAGATTCTCGACATGCCGAATTTGATCGGCACGCACCACATCGGCGCATCGACGAACCAGGCCCAGGATGCCATCGCCGAGGAGACGATCCGAATCATCCGCGAGTTCGCCACCAAGGGCGAAGTTCCTAACTGCGTAAACATCGAAGACGCCCCGCCGGCCAAGTGCACGCTCGTTGTGCGGCACTTCGACAAGGTCGGTGTGCTGGCCAACGTCATGGACAAGTTGAAGGCCGAAGGCCTGAACATCGAAGACATGTCCAACACCGTGTTCCAGGGGGCCAAGGCCGCCGTCGCCGTTCTGCGCCTGAGCGAAATGCCCGGCGAAGCGCTGCTGAAGACCATCGAAGCCAACAGCGACGAGGTCATCCACGTCGAAGCGAAGAAGTGCTGA